Proteins from a single region of Primulina tabacum isolate GXHZ01 chromosome 5, ASM2559414v2, whole genome shotgun sequence:
- the LOC142547458 gene encoding cytochrome P450 81Q32-like: METTLCCIIVLILTSLLVSRQFLLKKRRQNRPPSPFSLPLIGHPHLVKEPMNRTLQALSAKYGDILQLQLGVRKVLVLTSPSAVEECFTKNDIIFANRPSTLSTKHFSYDNTTISIAPYGEHWRNLRRIAALEIFSPARIAMFANTRRRELDLLLGEFLRDSKLGGGSTTVDLKSKFIELSFNVLSMTIAGKRYYGDNVADAEEARRVRFIMREMLEHSGNTNLGDLLPFLQWVDFQGLEKRFANLMGKLDRFLQDLVNERREIVLKENESVGSHERLEKTMIGHLLSLQEHEPEYFTDELIKGIILVLLVAGTDTMSISMEWDNDTPT; the protein is encoded by the exons ATGGAAACAACTTTGTGTTGTATCATAGTTCTGATATTAACTTCCCTTTTAGTATCAAGACAATTTCTTCTCAAAAAACGAAGACAAAATCGACCTCCAAGCCCATTTTCACTTCCACTGATAGGCCATCCTCACCTCGTAAAAGAGCCAATGAATCGAACCCTGCAAGCTCTCTCCGCCAAGTATGGTGACATTTTGCAGCTTCAGCTTGGCGTGCGTAAAGTCCTGGTGCTGACCTCTCCCTCCGCCGTCGAAGAATGTTTCACAAAGAATGACATAATTTTCGCCAACCGCCCTTCGACCCTTTCCACCAAACATTTCAGTTACGACAACACGACGATCAGTATCGCCCCTTACGGAGAACATTGGCGCAATCTCCGACGTATCGCGGCACTTGAAATCTTCTCCCCCGCTAGAATCGCCATGTTTGCGAACACACGGAGAAGGGAACTTGATCTGCTACTTGGAGAGTTTCTGCGTGATTCAAAGCTTGGTGGAGGGTCGACAACAGTGGATTTGAAGTCGAAGTTTATAGAGCTTTCTTTTAACGTGCTTTCCATGACCATAGCTGGGAAGAGATACTACGGGGATAATGTGGCGGATGCTGAAGAGGCGAGGAGGGTGAGGTTTATAATGAGGGAGATGCTTGAGCACAGCGGGAACACGAATTTGGGTGATCTTCTGCCATTTTTGCAGTGGGTAGATTTCCAGGGTTTGGAGAAGAGGTTCGCGAATTTGATGGGGAAACTCGACAGGTTCTTGCAGGATCTAGTGAATGAACGGCGTGAAATCGTGTTGAAGGAAAATGAGTCTGTTGGAAGCCATGAAAGGTTGGAGAAGACCATGATTGGTCACTTGTTGTCACTGCAAGAACATGAGCCGGAGTATTTTACGGACGAGCTCATTAAAGGGATTATACTT GTGTTATTGGTGGCGGGAACGGACACAATGTCCATAAGCATGGAATGGGACAATGACACTCCTACTTAA
- the LOC142544355 gene encoding protein NRT1/ PTR FAMILY 6.2-like, producing the protein MSSTLASNGCVDYKGRIADKQSGGGWKASPFIIVNEVAERLAFFAIAVSMMPYLAREMHQPVPDAATHITDWIGAAYVLTLLGAFLADSYLGFFLDHHGLFVHLRCSSKDSLRPPHCTKKPCIPASTSQTALFYCALAL; encoded by the exons ATGTCTTCGACTTTGGCTTCAAATGGTTGTGTTGATTATAAAGGGAGGATTGCTGATAAACAGTCCGGCGGAGGATGGAAAGCTTCCCCTTTCATCATAG TAAATGAGGTGGCTGAGAGGTTGGCATTCTTTGCAATTGCTGTGAGTATGATGCCTTATTTAGCACGTGAAATGCATCAGCCAGTCCCCGATGCTGCCACACACATAACGGATTGGATTGGAGCCGCCTATGTTCTTACATTGCTTGGAGCCTTTCTTGCTGATTCATATTTGGGCTTTTTTCTTGACCATCATGGTCTTTTCGTGCATCTACGCTGCT CCTCCAAAGACAGTTTAAGACCACCTCACTGCACGAAAAAGCCCTGCATTCCAGCGTCCACTAGCCAAACGGCCCTCTTCTACTGTGCCTTGGCGCTTTAA